From the genome of Oscillatoria sp. FACHB-1407, one region includes:
- the ispE gene encoding 4-(cytidine 5'-diphospho)-2-C-methyl-D-erythritol kinase yields MQAYSLIAPAKINLYLEIIGDRPDGYHELAMVLQSVALADHITVRANGTERIQVHCNHSEVPADQTNLAYKAVALMANQFPDAFSQFGGVEVTIDKSIPVGAGLAGGSTNAAAVLVGVNLMWGLGLTQVEIQELGAKLGSDVPFCVAGGTAIATGRGEKLSPLPSLDSLHVVLAKYRSLSVSTVWAYKTYRNQFSSSYISDDAGLEERRQRVHSGAIVGAIAQHDGGAIGKLLHNDLEKVVLPEYPKVTQLRETLQLFNSLGVMMSGSGPTVFALAESQAQAEAISSQLRAALPDPDLEIWATKLIANGIQLAH; encoded by the coding sequence ATGCAAGCGTATTCCCTCATTGCTCCCGCCAAAATTAATTTGTATTTAGAGATCATTGGCGATCGCCCCGATGGTTATCACGAGTTAGCAATGGTGCTGCAAAGCGTTGCCCTGGCAGATCACATCACCGTACGAGCCAATGGCACAGAGAGAATTCAGGTTCATTGCAACCACTCAGAGGTACCTGCGGATCAAACCAACTTGGCCTACAAAGCCGTTGCCCTGATGGCAAACCAGTTCCCCGATGCCTTCAGCCAATTCGGCGGTGTTGAGGTCACGATCGACAAATCGATCCCCGTAGGAGCAGGACTGGCAGGCGGTTCGACAAACGCAGCGGCGGTACTCGTTGGGGTCAACCTGATGTGGGGATTGGGGTTAACGCAAGTTGAGATTCAAGAGTTGGGAGCCAAACTAGGGTCAGATGTACCGTTTTGTGTGGCAGGAGGAACGGCGATCGCTACAGGACGAGGGGAAAAGCTCTCTCCCTTACCCAGCCTGGATTCGTTGCATGTCGTTCTGGCAAAATATCGTAGCCTTTCCGTATCCACTGTTTGGGCATACAAGACCTATCGCAACCAATTCAGCAGTTCCTACATTTCAGATGACGCTGGTTTAGAAGAACGCCGACAGCGAGTCCATTCTGGTGCAATTGTGGGAGCGATCGCACAGCATGATGGAGGGGCGATCGGCAAACTGTTGCACAACGATTTAGAGAAAGTTGTTCTTCCAGAATATCCCAAAGTCACACAGCTGCGTGAAACCCTACAACTGTTCAATAGTTTGGGTGTGATGATGTCGGGGTCGGGTCCTACGGTGTTTGCCCTGGCAGAGTCACAAGCCCAGGCGGAAGCCATTTCTAGCCAACTGAGAGCCGCATTACCCGATCCAGACTTAGAGATCTGGGCAACCAAACTGATTGCTAACGGCATTCAACTCGCTCATTAA
- a CDS encoding TIGR00266 family protein — MSEIAYTIEHSPAYASLQLQLKANQTVLVESGAMAAMDAWIKMKSKVRGGLMKGLGRMLGGESLFMSEFTAEGKPGELYVSPGVPGDIQHYYLNGNSLMVQSSGFVAASPSVEMDTKFQGFKGFFSGESLFLLKATGKGDIWFSSFGAILEIPVSGEYVVDTGYIVAFEDTLNYKVEVLGGLSFRNLRTSIFGGEGLVCRFSGTGKLWIQSRQLGSFINFINPFRPVKSN, encoded by the coding sequence ATGTCAGAAATTGCATATACGATCGAACATTCACCCGCTTATGCATCGCTGCAACTCCAACTTAAAGCAAACCAAACGGTCTTAGTTGAGTCAGGTGCGATGGCAGCAATGGATGCCTGGATTAAGATGAAATCCAAGGTTCGCGGCGGTTTGATGAAGGGGTTGGGGCGCATGTTAGGCGGCGAATCCCTATTTATGAGCGAATTCACCGCTGAAGGCAAACCCGGAGAGTTGTACGTCTCCCCAGGGGTTCCTGGCGATATCCAACACTATTACCTGAATGGCAACAGCCTGATGGTGCAGTCCTCTGGGTTTGTGGCAGCCAGTCCTTCCGTCGAGATGGATACCAAGTTTCAAGGCTTTAAGGGCTTCTTCAGCGGTGAATCGCTGTTTTTGCTCAAAGCTACGGGCAAAGGGGATATCTGGTTTAGCTCTTTTGGGGCGATTCTGGAAATTCCCGTATCCGGCGAATATGTGGTAGATACGGGCTACATCGTCGCTTTTGAGGACACGCTAAACTACAAGGTTGAGGTGTTAGGAGGGTTGTCCTTCAGAAACCTGAGAACCAGTATCTTTGGAGGTGAAGGTTTGGTGTGTCGGTTTAGCGGTACCGGGAAACTGTGGATTCAATCGCGACAGTTGGGTTCCTTTATCAACTTCATCAATCCCTTCCGCCCTGTTAAGAGTAACTAG
- a CDS encoding GlsB/YeaQ/YmgE family stress response membrane protein, giving the protein MDLLTWLIVGLIAGLLASVVAGGVGYGLLGDIVVGIVGAFVGGWLFQQLGLATPFAGLAGTIFVAFIGAVVLLFVLHLLQRSRV; this is encoded by the coding sequence ATGGATTTGCTCACTTGGTTGATTGTTGGATTGATTGCAGGTCTGTTGGCTAGTGTTGTTGCTGGGGGCGTTGGTTATGGTCTCCTTGGCGACATTGTTGTAGGAATTGTTGGTGCGTTTGTTGGCGGGTGGCTCTTTCAGCAGCTTGGGTTAGCGACTCCGTTTGCAGGGTTAGCTGGCACGATTTTTGTTGCATTTATTGGGGCTGTCGTGTTGTTGTTCGTGCTTCACCTGCTACAGCGATCGCGTGTCTAA
- a CDS encoding Uma2 family endonuclease codes for MLTTSPTYTVAWEKLPDDFVLPDDPVDNINQPALAAALTESLQLAEKLPETALTPTNYGICATVNGKIVVKAPDWAFIPNITVSRAEVFRSYTPRLQGEIPAIALEFLSDTDGTEYSVKETYPPGKFFFYEQILQIPNYGIFEPETGALELYRLSETKRYKLEPVNEQSRFWIPEMQLFLGVWKGTRENRQGYWLRWWDEQGNLLLWGTERVDQERQRAEEERQRAERLAAQLRAAGIEPNL; via the coding sequence ATGTTAACCACCTCTCCCACCTACACTGTTGCTTGGGAAAAGTTACCCGATGATTTTGTGTTGCCTGATGATCCCGTGGATAACATCAACCAACCTGCTCTTGCTGCCGCTTTAACCGAAAGCTTGCAACTTGCCGAAAAATTACCTGAAACTGCCCTGACTCCGACCAACTATGGCATCTGCGCTACTGTAAATGGCAAGATCGTCGTCAAAGCTCCAGATTGGGCATTCATCCCCAACATCACGGTTTCCAGAGCAGAGGTATTTCGCAGCTACACCCCTCGACTTCAAGGGGAGATTCCAGCGATCGCCCTGGAATTCCTTTCCGACACTGACGGTACAGAATACTCGGTCAAAGAAACCTACCCACCGGGCAAGTTCTTCTTCTACGAACAGATCCTGCAAATTCCTAACTATGGCATCTTTGAGCCAGAAACCGGAGCTTTGGAACTGTATCGGTTAAGTGAAACCAAACGCTATAAGTTAGAGCCTGTCAACGAACAAAGCCGCTTCTGGATACCAGAGATGCAGCTTTTCTTGGGCGTTTGGAAGGGAACTCGCGAAAACCGCCAGGGCTATTGGTTGCGCTGGTGGGATGAGCAGGGTAACTTGCTGTTGTGGGGTACGGAGAGGGTAGACCAGGAACGACAACGCGCAGAAGAAGAGCGTCAACGCGCAGAACGACTAGCTGCTCAACTGCGAGCCGCTGGGATTGAACCCAATTTATAG
- a CDS encoding phosphate ABC transporter substrate-binding/OmpA family protein, translating to MSKRNAPALILSLGITVGLIAGSVWLLSKTSPGLMPILTGQPQQSNGGLFGERSTELTLLGDTFSGYSTFRNSEFQQALNEAGVTLRYEDEFDQRIRAERLSQGRADLVLTTLDQFLQQRPQGKIVGLIDRTAGADAVVLNTKRYPNLKSLLDLSQLVQQEKAQGRRVGIAFAGDTPSEYLALVLDTKFDAFNLADFDIIRVADASEAWALMQNPDQNIAIAVIWEPYVTQAQQQGYTVVLSSKDAPGAIVDVLVASDQLMQSRPELISDLLEAYYRRIDTNVRDSSQLQAQIAQDGNLSPNDAAAVIQGIEFFTATEAQTWLKDGTLERRIGSTAAVLVLAGRLQDVPQSNELYTDQFIAQAASNTQALIDLVRADNPELADRLAGRERAVSVPPTLQASQIQAAPNIGNLQVRGQVGFGTGSSQLTAEGRQTLDQLANEIKEFNAQTVAVRVIGHTSRTGSATFNQTLSRQRAQVVANYFRGRGVQHNILPEGKGFNEPLPGVNPTDSRNQRTEIRLVRIN from the coding sequence ATGAGCAAGCGTAACGCCCCTGCCTTAATTCTGTCGTTGGGTATCACCGTTGGTCTGATTGCTGGTAGTGTTTGGTTGTTAAGCAAAACCTCACCGGGGTTAATGCCTATCCTCACTGGGCAACCGCAGCAATCGAATGGTGGACTGTTTGGGGAACGCTCAACCGAGTTAACGCTGTTGGGAGACACCTTCAGCGGCTACAGCACCTTTCGCAACAGCGAGTTTCAGCAAGCGTTAAATGAGGCAGGTGTCACCCTCCGCTATGAGGATGAGTTTGACCAGAGAATCCGGGCAGAGCGACTGAGCCAGGGACGAGCAGATCTAGTGTTGACCACGCTCGACCAGTTTTTGCAGCAACGCCCCCAAGGTAAAATCGTTGGCTTGATTGACCGAACAGCAGGTGCAGATGCGGTTGTGCTGAACACCAAACGCTATCCCAACCTGAAGTCACTGCTGGATTTGAGCCAACTGGTGCAACAAGAAAAAGCCCAGGGGCGACGGGTTGGGATTGCCTTTGCCGGAGATACCCCCAGTGAATACCTGGCATTGGTCTTAGATACTAAATTTGATGCCTTCAACCTGGCTGACTTTGATATTATCCGTGTTGCTGATGCATCAGAAGCCTGGGCATTGATGCAGAACCCGGATCAGAACATTGCGATCGCTGTGATTTGGGAACCCTATGTCACTCAGGCACAGCAACAGGGCTACACGGTGGTGCTGTCGAGCAAAGATGCTCCTGGGGCGATCGTGGATGTACTCGTTGCCTCCGACCAACTCATGCAGTCTCGTCCAGAACTCATCTCTGACCTGCTGGAGGCATACTATCGCCGCATCGACACTAATGTGCGTGACTCGTCTCAGCTACAGGCGCAGATCGCCCAGGACGGCAACCTATCCCCAAACGATGCTGCTGCGGTGATTCAGGGAATTGAGTTCTTCACCGCCACTGAAGCACAGACCTGGCTCAAAGACGGCACCCTGGAGCGACGGATTGGTTCGACTGCTGCCGTGTTGGTGTTAGCCGGACGCTTGCAAGACGTACCACAATCCAATGAGCTATACACCGATCAGTTTATTGCTCAGGCTGCAAGCAATACCCAGGCTTTGATCGATCTGGTGCGGGCGGATAATCCCGAACTTGCCGATCGCCTCGCGGGACGAGAACGTGCTGTAAGTGTGCCTCCCACCCTCCAAGCTAGCCAAATTCAAGCTGCACCCAACATCGGCAACTTACAGGTGCGAGGACAGGTTGGCTTTGGCACAGGTTCCTCTCAACTGACGGCAGAAGGTCGGCAAACGCTGGATCAGCTTGCCAATGAAATTAAAGAGTTCAACGCTCAAACCGTTGCCGTACGGGTGATTGGGCATACGTCGCGCACAGGGTCAGCGACCTTTAACCAAACCTTGAGTCGCCAACGGGCACAGGTGGTTGCCAATTACTTTCGCGGTCGTGGGGTGCAACACAACATCCTGCCGGAGGGCAAAGGATTTAACGAGCCACTACCTGGGGTGAATCCAACCGATAGCCGTAATCAGCGCACTGAGATTCGTTTAGTCAGAATTAATTAG
- a CDS encoding TIGR00266 family protein — protein sequence MKYEIRYKPAFATVFLTLNPGDRITTEAGAMASMSAQLSLKTEFSGGLIPGLLKAFLGGESLFVNTFSNNTQQPLQLVLTQSTVGDVGMIELKGNAICLQPGAYIAHTPGIQMGVEWAGFSSWFSGEGLFKLKLSGNGLVFLGGYGGLTQRQVNDEYVVDTGHLVAYEPGLKMNIRMAGGLVGSVTSGEGLVNRLTGKGTIYLQSRSVDGLVRFLRSKV from the coding sequence GTGAAATATGAAATTCGGTATAAACCCGCGTTTGCCACAGTCTTTTTGACGCTAAATCCGGGCGATCGCATCACTACTGAAGCGGGAGCGATGGCAAGCATGTCGGCTCAACTGTCGCTGAAAACCGAGTTTTCGGGTGGGCTAATTCCGGGGTTGCTCAAGGCATTCCTGGGTGGAGAGTCGTTATTCGTCAACACTTTCTCGAACAACACGCAGCAACCGCTACAACTGGTTCTGACCCAATCCACTGTCGGGGATGTGGGCATGATCGAGTTAAAAGGTAACGCCATTTGCTTGCAACCGGGGGCTTACATCGCGCATACCCCTGGGATCCAAATGGGAGTTGAGTGGGCAGGATTTTCCAGTTGGTTTTCTGGAGAAGGCTTATTTAAGTTGAAACTCAGTGGCAATGGCTTGGTCTTTTTAGGAGGCTACGGGGGATTGACCCAACGCCAGGTCAATGACGAATATGTGGTCGATACGGGACATCTTGTGGCTTACGAACCGGGCTTAAAGATGAATATCCGCATGGCAGGTGGACTGGTTGGCTCTGTCACGTCGGGTGAGGGTTTGGTGAACCGTTTGACTGGAAAAGGTACGATTTACCTCCAATCTCGCAGTGTCGATGGATTGGTTCGATTTTTACGCTCCAAGGTGTAG
- a CDS encoding M48 family metallopeptidase, whose product MPIELPPGTASYSDRDRPPQKRQYLVLLGILVAIIVAVFWLFNALVNGLVWIIPPGVERQLGVLTVPSFERLAQPSPAQDTLNQLLDRLETHLPAEQRQNRDYQVFYVPDSTVNALAIPGDRIIIYKGLLDKMESENELMMVLGHELGHFTNRDHLRALGRGLVLQLALATFFGDIGSLQSIALSGVTALSDARFSQNQEYRADSVGLDLLHATYGHAAGATDFFAELSQQPDLNIEFLSTHPASRNRVKRLEEAIAQRGYGLGEKRPLPAALAGE is encoded by the coding sequence ATGCCAATCGAACTGCCCCCCGGAACAGCGAGTTACAGCGATCGCGATCGCCCACCCCAAAAACGCCAATACCTTGTGTTATTAGGCATTCTCGTTGCCATTATCGTCGCTGTCTTCTGGCTGTTTAATGCGCTGGTCAATGGCTTGGTTTGGATCATTCCTCCTGGTGTCGAGCGACAGTTGGGTGTGTTGACCGTGCCGAGTTTTGAGCGATTGGCGCAACCGTCTCCAGCGCAAGACACGCTGAACCAATTACTCGATCGCCTGGAAACCCATCTGCCTGCTGAGCAGCGACAAAACCGCGACTATCAGGTGTTTTATGTTCCAGACTCGACGGTGAATGCACTGGCAATTCCGGGCGATCGCATCATCATCTACAAGGGTCTACTCGACAAGATGGAGTCTGAGAATGAGTTGATGATGGTGTTGGGGCATGAGTTGGGGCACTTCACCAACCGCGACCACCTGCGGGCATTGGGACGGGGGCTGGTGCTGCAACTGGCACTGGCAACCTTCTTTGGTGATATTGGCTCCCTCCAATCGATCGCCCTCTCCGGGGTGACGGCTCTCAGTGATGCCCGCTTTTCTCAAAACCAGGAATATCGCGCCGATAGCGTTGGTTTAGATTTGCTCCATGCCACCTATGGACATGCTGCCGGAGCCACCGACTTCTTTGCAGAGTTGAGCCAACAGCCCGACCTCAATATCGAGTTTCTCTCAACTCACCCTGCCTCTCGTAATCGCGTCAAACGGTTAGAAGAAGCGATCGCCCAACGTGGCTATGGATTGGGAGAAAAACGTCCGCTGCCCGCTGCACTCGCTGGGGAGTAG
- the rsmA gene encoding 16S rRNA (adenine(1518)-N(6)/adenine(1519)-N(6))-dimethyltransferase RsmA, with protein sequence MPQPRKQFGQHWLRSDTALRQIVAAAELQPSDRLLEIGPGTGILTRQLLPLAAAVVAVEIDRDLCKQLVKSLGDRPNFLLLQGDILSLDLSQHLEPFPAFQNPNKVVANIPYNITGPILELLLGAIAAPNPNPFDSIVLLIQKEVADRLCAKPGSKTFGALSVRVQYLASCEWICHVPAKAFYPPPKVDSAVVRLRPRPIATPATNPRKLDTLVKLGFATKRKMLRNNLKSVVDRDRLTALLEQLHLDPQVRAEDIGVEQWVALSNLLLEDVEAVAVAPTVE encoded by the coding sequence ATGCCTCAACCGCGTAAACAATTTGGTCAACATTGGCTCCGCAGTGACACGGCATTGCGGCAAATTGTCGCGGCAGCAGAGTTACAACCGAGCGATCGCCTCCTGGAAATTGGCCCTGGGACGGGCATCTTGACACGACAGTTGTTACCGTTGGCAGCGGCAGTGGTGGCAGTAGAAATCGATCGCGATTTGTGCAAGCAGTTGGTTAAGTCGTTGGGCGATCGCCCCAATTTTTTGTTGTTGCAGGGGGACATTCTGAGCCTGGATTTGTCGCAGCACCTTGAGCCATTTCCTGCCTTTCAAAATCCCAACAAGGTGGTTGCCAATATCCCCTACAACATTACGGGACCGATTCTGGAACTGCTGCTGGGGGCGATCGCGGCTCCCAACCCCAATCCCTTTGACAGCATTGTGTTGCTGATCCAGAAGGAAGTCGCGGATCGTCTGTGTGCTAAGCCCGGTTCCAAAACCTTCGGGGCATTGTCAGTGCGAGTGCAATATCTGGCAAGTTGTGAATGGATTTGCCACGTTCCGGCAAAAGCCTTTTATCCACCACCCAAGGTTGATTCGGCAGTGGTGCGGCTCAGACCTCGCCCGATCGCCACTCCAGCCACGAATCCCCGCAAGCTCGATACGCTGGTGAAGCTGGGGTTTGCCACAAAGCGCAAGATGCTGCGAAATAACTTGAAGTCGGTGGTCGATCGCGATCGCCTCACGGCTTTATTGGAGCAACTGCATCTCGATCCTCAGGTTCGTGCTGAAGACATTGGGGTTGAGCAGTGGGTTGCCCTCAGCAATCTACTCCTTGAGGATGTTGAAGCTGTAGCAGTTGCCCCCACAGTGGAGTAA
- a CDS encoding TIGR00266 family protein, with protein sequence MKLDILHQPDSAIAKIDMAPMEELIAQAGAMVAMSSHMEVNTTLRQGKGGGVLGGLKRMLAGESLFLSSFRSGSSPAEIYLAPKLMGDILPYQLSGTDLVIQATGYLACTPGVDIDLGFQGIKSIFSGESIFWLTASGSGLVLLSAFGSIYEVQVDGEYIVDTGHIVAFEKQLSFTITKPGTSWLGAFLGGEGFVCKFQGKGRLFCQTHNPGAFGRLVGSKLPPR encoded by the coding sequence ATGAAACTTGATATTTTGCATCAACCGGACAGTGCGATCGCCAAGATTGACATGGCTCCGATGGAAGAACTCATTGCCCAGGCAGGCGCAATGGTAGCTATGAGTAGCCATATGGAGGTCAACACGACGCTACGTCAGGGCAAAGGTGGCGGAGTCCTGGGTGGACTCAAACGGATGTTAGCGGGTGAATCCCTTTTCCTCAGTTCGTTTCGCTCTGGGTCATCCCCCGCAGAAATTTACCTCGCACCGAAGCTAATGGGGGACATCCTGCCCTATCAACTCTCTGGTACGGATTTGGTGATTCAGGCGACAGGCTATCTGGCCTGCACACCCGGAGTCGATATCGATCTGGGCTTCCAGGGCATCAAATCCATCTTCTCTGGAGAATCCATCTTCTGGCTCACCGCCAGTGGTTCGGGCTTGGTTCTGCTCAGTGCCTTTGGCAGCATTTACGAAGTGCAGGTCGATGGTGAATATATCGTCGATACGGGTCACATCGTCGCATTTGAAAAGCAACTCAGCTTCACTATCACCAAACCCGGGACAAGCTGGCTTGGTGCATTCCTGGGTGGAGAGGGCTTTGTCTGCAAATTCCAGGGCAAAGGTCGTCTTTTCTGCCAGACCCACAACCCAGGCGCGTTTGGTCGCTTAGTGGGCAGCAAGTTGCCGCCTCGATAG
- a CDS encoding DUF3082 domain-containing protein, which translates to MTNPTPQPSQDSTYVPPTPLRCFVGASISGAIATALYFLTISIATTFANKPLPSGNATALNIAVAVRTLVVGMSTLGTAIFAIATLGLVALGIQLLFKPSQAE; encoded by the coding sequence ATGACGAACCCCACCCCCCAACCCTCTCAAGACAGCACCTACGTTCCCCCGACTCCGCTGCGCTGCTTTGTTGGTGCGTCGATTTCAGGGGCGATCGCCACGGCTCTTTATTTCCTGACGATTTCTATTGCTACAACTTTTGCCAACAAACCCTTGCCATCAGGTAACGCCACGGCTCTCAACATTGCCGTTGCTGTGCGTACCCTGGTTGTAGGGATGAGTACGCTGGGTACGGCAATTTTTGCGATCGCCACGTTGGGGTTGGTTGCGCTGGGGATTCAACTGCTGTTTAAGCCAAGTCAGGCAGAGTGA
- a CDS encoding glycoside hydrolase family 31 protein yields the protein MSLLKRLSLRWKFFTGSLFYLTYAPYGWVYSRRRDRVERETKKTPFPIETLDKPGKLLSAEATERGAQFYFENAELEATFLTPDLVRIDWRPGLLPIPYAIARSEWDAVATTLEQTEQGWSVSSIHEGVSGLTISVNDEGYLTFSDADGKVLREELPPQKPGNGWTHQAKLRPEEHIYGLGERIMPLNLRLARELTEKGEMTDQPKTFRMWNYDAAGMFGPGADPLYLSVPVYLGFHQQGKYLVFYENSFDSRFTFDAEVSTAAFEGGALRYYFTTGTVPHLVERYTELTGRSPLPPRWALGYHQSKWGYNNEQSLRKTYQDFEANDLPLSAIHLDIDVQVGFRAFTIDPKRFPKLQSFIQELAVHGVQFITILNPGIKYSRKSNLFLEGQVLDAFCKLPNGELLSGPVWPGWCVFPDFTNPVVRHWWSRQYQYLLDVGVAGFWHDMNEPAAFILWGDRSLPKVTRHFMEGRGGDHLEAHNVYGMLQAKAAYESLCEYRPHRRPFIISRAGWAGLQRYAWTWTGDIECTWAALRQTMSTVMGLGLSGIPYSGPDIGGFQGNPSAELYLRWFQMSSFLTFCRTHSSNNVEHRTPLTYGEPTLSIIRQFLKLRYRLLPYFYTLSWEATQTGHPPVRPVFWADPDDETLWALDDAFLLGDALMVCPVTVEGGRSPQGENCFASRSVTFPKGQWYNFWDDTLIDGGTTQDIASPLEQMPLFVKAGSLLPMEDSNHLTLHIYPPTHGTSEAVMYTDAGDGYGDHRVDRFQIQRHEHGIELFWQHEGEFTFPYHRVTVQLHGATVQQAWVEGNETNPEGTNSITVEHPFKQAFLQH from the coding sequence ATGAGTCTCTTAAAACGGTTGTCGCTGCGGTGGAAGTTTTTTACAGGTAGCCTCTTCTACTTAACCTATGCTCCCTATGGTTGGGTCTATTCTCGGCGACGCGATCGCGTTGAACGGGAGACTAAAAAAACTCCGTTTCCGATTGAAACGCTGGATAAACCTGGAAAACTGTTAAGTGCCGAAGCAACTGAGCGAGGTGCCCAGTTCTATTTTGAAAATGCTGAGTTGGAAGCCACGTTTCTAACGCCTGATTTGGTGCGGATTGATTGGCGACCAGGGTTGTTGCCGATTCCCTATGCGATCGCCCGGTCTGAGTGGGATGCAGTCGCGACAACTCTGGAGCAAACGGAGCAGGGGTGGAGCGTTTCTAGCATCCACGAAGGCGTCAGTGGACTCACAATCTCAGTGAACGACGAGGGTTACCTCACCTTCAGTGATGCCGATGGAAAAGTTCTGCGGGAAGAACTGCCGCCTCAGAAACCTGGAAATGGTTGGACACATCAAGCTAAATTGCGCCCTGAAGAACACATCTACGGCTTGGGTGAGCGCATCATGCCGCTGAACTTACGGTTGGCAAGAGAGTTAACCGAGAAGGGCGAAATGACGGATCAGCCCAAGACCTTCCGTATGTGGAACTATGACGCAGCAGGGATGTTTGGTCCTGGTGCAGACCCCCTGTATCTCAGTGTTCCGGTTTATTTGGGCTTTCACCAGCAAGGCAAGTATCTCGTTTTCTACGAAAACTCGTTTGACTCCCGATTCACGTTCGACGCAGAGGTTTCAACTGCTGCATTTGAGGGGGGTGCGCTACGGTATTACTTCACGACAGGCACAGTCCCACATTTAGTCGAGCGATACACTGAGTTAACGGGGCGATCGCCTCTTCCTCCGCGTTGGGCATTGGGCTATCACCAATCGAAGTGGGGTTACAACAACGAGCAATCCCTTCGGAAAACGTACCAGGACTTTGAAGCGAATGATCTGCCGTTGAGTGCGATTCACCTGGATATCGATGTGCAGGTGGGATTTCGAGCCTTCACCATTGATCCCAAACGCTTTCCAAAGTTGCAAAGCTTCATTCAAGAACTGGCAGTTCATGGGGTACAGTTCATCACGATTCTCAACCCTGGAATCAAATACAGTCGCAAAAGCAACCTGTTTCTAGAAGGTCAGGTGTTGGATGCATTTTGCAAACTGCCTAACGGTGAGTTGCTCTCTGGTCCCGTATGGCCTGGTTGGTGTGTCTTTCCCGATTTCACCAATCCCGTTGTGCGGCATTGGTGGAGTCGGCAATACCAATATTTGCTGGATGTCGGCGTAGCGGGCTTTTGGCACGATATGAATGAACCTGCGGCGTTTATTTTGTGGGGCGATCGCTCTCTGCCGAAGGTAACGCGACACTTTATGGAGGGACGCGGTGGCGACCACCTAGAGGCACACAACGTCTACGGTATGTTGCAAGCCAAAGCCGCCTATGAGAGTTTGTGTGAATATCGACCCCATCGTCGCCCCTTCATCATTTCGCGGGCGGGTTGGGCAGGGCTACAACGCTACGCCTGGACATGGACGGGCGATATCGAATGCACCTGGGCAGCGTTGCGTCAAACCATGTCTACGGTAATGGGGTTGGGCTTGTCCGGCATTCCCTATAGTGGTCCTGATATTGGTGGGTTTCAGGGTAACCCCAGTGCCGAACTGTATTTGCGCTGGTTCCAGATGTCGAGTTTCCTAACGTTTTGCCGTACTCACTCCTCTAACAACGTTGAGCACCGTACGCCGTTAACCTATGGGGAACCGACCCTCAGCATCATTCGCCAATTCTTGAAGCTGCGCTATCGCCTGTTGCCCTACTTCTACACGCTGTCGTGGGAGGCAACTCAAACAGGTCATCCTCCAGTGCGTCCAGTCTTTTGGGCTGATCCCGATGATGAAACCCTGTGGGCGTTAGACGATGCCTTTTTGCTGGGGGATGCCCTGATGGTGTGTCCGGTGACGGTTGAAGGGGGGCGATCTCCCCAAGGGGAGAACTGCTTCGCATCGCGCTCTGTCACCTTCCCCAAAGGGCAGTGGTATAACTTCTGGGATGATACCCTGATCGACGGCGGCACCACTCAAGACATCGCCTCCCCGTTAGAGCAAATGCCTTTGTTTGTCAAAGCGGGTAGTTTGTTACCGATGGAGGATAGCAACCACCTGACGTTGCATATTTATCCTCCAACTCATGGAACCAGTGAGGCTGTCATGTATACCGATGCAGGTGATGGTTACGGCGATCATCGGGTCGATCGCTTTCAGATTCAACGGCATGAGCACGGTATCGAGCTATTTTGGCAGCATGAGGGAGAATTTACCTTCCCGTATCACCGAGTCACTGTGCAGTTGCATGGCGCAACCGTCCAGCAAGCCTGGGTTGAAGGCAATGAGACAAACCCTGAAGGGACGAATTCCATCACAGTTGAACATCCCTTCAAGCAAGCGTTTCTGCAACATTAG